Proteins from a genomic interval of Acidimicrobiia bacterium:
- a CDS encoding sugar kinase: protein MIGDANVDLEIRLPKRGVSPHANPDPRLFGGGSAANTAAALARLGEQCSFVGTVGDDSYGRYAVESLRQVGVDTESVETTPDESTVTVITVLPTDGDRLIYVWPPRGGAHGRLHEAQTVASLMGSDWLHVSGICLRLSPAREAILEAMRRAKEAGIPVSFDLNLRLENWGWEDSFRDVVERAMTSADVILGAAADEIIPLTGLNDPIQAATQLAGPNRVVIARLGRGGAVACSADGIARAGSFDVEVVDTVGAGDAFNAGFITARRRALDLAEAIRWGNAVAALTIAKAGARSTPSIDEVERLLASVTAPLE from the coding sequence GTGATTGGCGACGCCAATGTGGACCTCGAAATTCGCCTTCCCAAACGCGGAGTTTCCCCGCACGCCAATCCGGACCCCCGACTCTTCGGCGGGGGATCTGCGGCAAACACCGCAGCCGCTCTCGCCCGACTGGGAGAGCAGTGTTCGTTTGTTGGCACGGTCGGAGACGACAGCTACGGCCGATATGCAGTCGAAAGTTTGCGCCAAGTGGGAGTCGACACGGAATCGGTCGAGACCACCCCTGATGAATCCACCGTGACCGTCATTACGGTGCTACCGACCGACGGAGACCGGCTTATCTATGTGTGGCCGCCCCGGGGCGGTGCTCATGGCCGCCTCCATGAGGCCCAAACCGTCGCATCCCTTATGGGCTCCGATTGGCTTCACGTATCTGGCATTTGTTTGCGCCTGTCTCCTGCACGCGAGGCGATTCTTGAGGCGATGCGACGGGCGAAAGAGGCCGGCATTCCCGTGTCTTTCGACCTCAACCTCCGCCTTGAGAACTGGGGATGGGAAGACAGCTTTCGAGATGTCGTCGAAAGAGCCATGACGAGCGCGGACGTGATCCTCGGCGCGGCAGCCGACGAAATCATCCCCCTTACCGGACTCAACGATCCGATCCAGGCGGCCACGCAGCTGGCTGGCCCGAATCGCGTGGTCATAGCTCGATTAGGAAGAGGAGGGGCTGTGGCTTGTTCCGCTGATGGGATAGCCCGGGCAGGCAGCTTCGACGTAGAGGTAGTCGACACGGTGGGTGCGGGCGACGCCTTCAACGCCGGCTTCATTACGGCACGGAGACGAGCCCTGGACCTGGCCGAAGCCATCCGTTGGGGCAATGCCGTTGCTGCTCTCACCATCGCCAAGGCGGGTGCCCGCTCGACGCCAAGCATCGACGAGGTGGAGCGGCTGCTGGCTTCGGTGACCGCACCGCTCGAGTAA
- a CDS encoding sodium:calcium antiporter: MVSVWVLVAAVGLAVAVWGSRRAVDSASRVALGFGVSPFVVGAVLLSVGTDLPEVANSVVSSLSGNGDINLGDSVGSAVTQITLILGLLPFLVGPFEVTRRRVQTIGLLTAVALTVLAVMVADGWMSRGDGMTLIVLWLGMSVFVAKRRLVASDPVLVVRPEKSMRLVAATILALGIVAAGAMAAVFSLIEIAEILGLPEFLVSFFGLAIGTSLPELIVDFTALRQGQRDLAVGEVLGSSMVDASLSVGAGPAIAPVAVTVSYALWSSLMAVVVALLVTLVLSVRERHDRKSGFVFILMYAAMYPILLNA; this comes from the coding sequence ATGGTTTCTGTATGGGTGCTGGTAGCGGCCGTCGGTCTCGCCGTGGCAGTATGGGGAAGTCGCCGCGCCGTGGACTCCGCATCACGAGTAGCGCTTGGGTTTGGCGTCTCACCCTTTGTCGTTGGGGCGGTCCTTCTATCCGTTGGTACTGATCTCCCGGAAGTCGCCAACTCGGTCGTGTCATCGTTGTCCGGAAATGGTGACATTAATCTCGGTGATTCAGTCGGGTCGGCAGTAACCCAGATCACGCTGATCCTGGGATTGCTTCCCTTTCTTGTTGGGCCGTTTGAGGTGACGCGTCGACGTGTCCAAACGATTGGGCTGCTCACTGCGGTTGCGCTCACGGTGCTCGCCGTGATGGTGGCTGACGGTTGGATGTCTCGTGGTGACGGTATGACCCTGATCGTCTTGTGGTTGGGGATGTCAGTGTTCGTCGCGAAGCGGCGGTTGGTCGCATCCGACCCAGTGCTGGTTGTGCGACCAGAGAAGTCGATGCGGCTTGTCGCGGCCACGATTCTCGCGCTTGGCATTGTTGCGGCAGGCGCGATGGCAGCTGTGTTCTCGCTTATTGAGATTGCGGAGATACTCGGTTTACCGGAGTTTCTGGTGAGTTTCTTCGGTCTGGCAATCGGAACCTCGTTGCCGGAACTGATCGTCGACTTCACCGCGTTGCGACAAGGACAGCGAGATCTTGCGGTTGGAGAGGTTCTTGGTTCGTCGATGGTCGACGCCTCGCTGTCGGTCGGTGCCGGCCCGGCCATAGCTCCGGTGGCCGTCACCGTTTCGTATGCCCTCTGGTCGTCCCTGATGGCGGTCGTCGTGGCCCTGCTCGTTACCCTGGTGCTGTCCGTGCGGGAACGCCACGATCGCAAGAGTGGCTTCGTCTTCATCTTGATGTACGCGGCGATGTACCCGATCCTGCTTAACGCCTGA
- a CDS encoding phosphoribosylanthranilate isomerase — MQSVEEALAVAALGVDHLGVTPSDRGLPGEISNSLAADICSTLIGVAKSVALTVETDLDAIESMVSDVRPDILHLCAPAGALGPARVEILRRRIPGTPIMQAIAVTGPESVDVARSYAPFVDYLIVDSVDPNIAGVGAAGTIHDWAVSAAIVAAVELPVILAGGLSPENVSAAIARVQPSGVDSLTHTNRPVTSGGFRKDLVKVQRFVKEARGATPSDG, encoded by the coding sequence ATGCAATCTGTCGAAGAAGCCCTGGCAGTGGCAGCGCTCGGTGTCGACCACCTCGGAGTTACCCCATCCGATCGAGGTCTACCGGGCGAGATCTCCAATAGCCTCGCAGCGGATATCTGCTCGACATTGATCGGGGTTGCCAAGTCGGTGGCGTTGACTGTCGAAACCGACCTCGACGCCATCGAATCCATGGTCAGCGATGTCCGCCCCGACATTCTGCACCTTTGTGCCCCAGCGGGCGCGTTGGGGCCGGCCAGAGTGGAAATCCTGCGGCGTCGGATCCCTGGAACTCCCATCATGCAAGCGATCGCGGTGACTGGCCCGGAGTCGGTTGACGTGGCCAGGTCGTACGCTCCCTTTGTCGACTACTTGATAGTTGATTCCGTCGATCCAAACATCGCAGGCGTCGGAGCAGCGGGAACGATCCACGACTGGGCCGTGAGTGCCGCAATAGTCGCCGCCGTGGAGCTGCCGGTGATCCTGGCCGGTGGATTGTCACCTGAGAATGTGTCGGCGGCCATCGCACGCGTCCAACCCTCGGGAGTTGACTCGCTTACCCACACGAACCGGCCCGTAACCTCGGGCGGCTTCCGAAAGGATCTTGTCAAAGTTCAGCGCTTTGTCAAGGAAGCCAGGGGAGCGACACCATCGGACGGATAG